One segment of Stappia sp. 28M-7 DNA contains the following:
- a CDS encoding alpha/beta hydrolase has product MRLLLIAALLALPFALPPVGTRAAEIEAPGPEGALRGTLAGPVGTDAPVVLMIPGSGTSDRDGNQLPHIRAATLRLLAEGLGARGIVTARVDKRGLSGSSEAASDPEAVTLADYADDARAWIKVLREKTGVSCVWILGHSEGGLVALKAATVDADGICGLLLAAAPGRPLGVLLREQFQQGLPEDNPLRQPTLDALETILVKLEAGQPADVSGVNPQLAAIFRPSVQPFLIDLLAHHPAKMIAQVTLPVLILQGTRDLQVTMNDAEVLAAACPDARLVRLEGVNHMFKPAPAEREGNLAAYADPDLPLADGVVAAVAETVLDGTDPTSPRSPVQ; this is encoded by the coding sequence ATGCGACTGCTGCTGATTGCCGCCCTGCTCGCCCTGCCCTTTGCCTTGCCACCTGTGGGAACACGGGCGGCCGAGATCGAGGCTCCCGGACCGGAGGGAGCGCTGCGCGGCACGCTGGCCGGCCCTGTCGGAACGGACGCGCCGGTGGTGCTGATGATCCCCGGCTCCGGCACCAGCGACCGCGACGGCAACCAGCTTCCCCACATCCGGGCCGCAACCCTGCGCCTGCTGGCGGAAGGACTGGGCGCGCGCGGCATCGTCACTGCACGCGTCGACAAGCGCGGCCTCAGCGGCAGCAGCGAGGCCGCAAGCGACCCCGAGGCTGTGACCCTTGCCGACTACGCCGACGATGCCCGCGCGTGGATCAAGGTCCTGCGCGAGAAAACCGGGGTCTCCTGCGTCTGGATCCTCGGCCACAGCGAGGGCGGACTTGTCGCGCTCAAGGCCGCGACCGTCGATGCGGACGGGATCTGCGGGCTGCTGCTCGCGGCAGCGCCCGGCCGCCCGCTTGGCGTGCTGCTGCGCGAGCAATTCCAACAAGGCCTGCCGGAAGACAATCCCCTTCGCCAGCCGACGCTGGATGCGCTCGAGACCATCCTTGTGAAACTGGAGGCAGGGCAGCCGGCCGACGTTTCGGGGGTCAATCCGCAACTGGCAGCGATTTTCCGTCCCTCCGTTCAGCCATTTCTGATCGATCTGCTGGCCCACCATCCGGCGAAAATGATCGCGCAAGTTACGCTTCCCGTGCTGATCCTCCAGGGCACCCGTGACCTGCAGGTCACGATGAACGACGCCGAAGTGCTCGCGGCCGCCTGCCCCGACGCGCGGCTCGTGCGCCTTGAGGGCGTCAACCACATGTTCAAGCCGGCGCCCGCCGAGCGAGAGGGCAACCTCGCCGCCTATGCGGATCCCGACCTTCCGCTTGCAGACGGCGTCGTCGCGGCCGTCGCCGAGACGGTGCTGGATGGCACCGACCCGACATCCCCAAGGAGCCCCGTTCAATGA
- a CDS encoding sugar ABC transporter substrate-binding protein — MLRKLMLAGTVLGMAAATPALGADISACLVTKTDTNPFFVKMKEGATAKAAELGIELKSYAGKIDGDHESQVAAIETCIADGAKGILITASDTKAIVDSVKQARDAGILVIALDTPLEPIDAADATFATDNFKAGELIGQWARATLGDAAADAKIAMLDLAVSQPSVGVLRDQGFLTGFGIDVKDPNRWGDEDDPRIVGNDVTAGNEEGGRTAMENLLTKDPMVNVVYTINEPAAAGAYEALKAVGRENDVLIVSVDGGCPGVKNVTEGVIGATSQQYPLLMASLGIEAIKAFADTGAKPEPTPGKSFFDTGVALVTDKPAEGVPSIDTKEGMDKCWG; from the coding sequence ATGCTTAGGAAACTGATGCTCGCCGGCACCGTGCTCGGCATGGCAGCGGCCACGCCGGCGCTGGGCGCCGACATTTCCGCCTGCCTCGTCACCAAGACCGACACCAACCCCTTCTTCGTGAAGATGAAGGAAGGCGCCACCGCCAAGGCGGCCGAGCTCGGCATCGAGCTGAAATCCTATGCCGGCAAGATCGACGGCGATCATGAAAGCCAGGTCGCGGCCATCGAGACCTGCATCGCCGATGGCGCCAAGGGCATTCTCATCACCGCCTCCGACACCAAGGCCATCGTCGACAGCGTCAAGCAGGCCCGCGATGCCGGCATCCTGGTGATCGCGCTCGACACCCCGCTGGAGCCGATCGACGCGGCCGACGCCACCTTCGCCACCGACAATTTCAAGGCCGGTGAGCTGATCGGCCAGTGGGCCCGCGCCACGCTCGGCGATGCGGCGGCCGATGCCAAGATCGCCATGCTCGACCTTGCCGTTAGCCAGCCCTCCGTCGGCGTGCTGCGCGACCAGGGCTTCCTGACCGGCTTCGGCATCGACGTGAAGGATCCGAACCGCTGGGGCGACGAGGACGACCCGCGCATCGTCGGCAACGACGTGACCGCCGGCAACGAGGAAGGCGGCCGCACAGCCATGGAGAACCTGTTGACCAAGGATCCGATGGTCAACGTGGTCTACACGATCAACGAACCCGCCGCCGCCGGCGCCTACGAGGCCCTGAAGGCGGTCGGCCGCGAGAACGATGTGCTGATCGTTTCCGTCGACGGCGGCTGCCCGGGCGTGAAGAACGTCACCGAGGGCGTCATCGGTGCCACCTCGCAGCAGTATCCGCTGCTGATGGCCTCGCTCGGTATCGAGGCGATCAAGGCCTTCGCCGACACCGGCGCCAAGCCGGAGCCGACACCGGGCAAGTCCTTCTTCGACACCGGCGTTGCGCTGGTGACCGACAAGCCGGCGGAGGGCGTTCCCTCCATCGACACCAAGGAAGGCATGGACAAGTGCTGGGGTTAA
- a CDS encoding carbohydrate kinase, with the protein MILVCGEALFDLFAEDGDGGQLTLDARIGGSPFNVAVGLARLEVPVAYFGGLSRDFFGRRLKSALETEGVDTSLVVDSDALTTLSVVGLDASGSPAYSFYGEGAADRLVSPDQLPALPDSVDTIHLGSFSALVSPIGESLLQLVRREHSKRLIAYDPNIRPTVVADLAAWRGRLDELLPHVDVLKISSEDAETLFPGAEPAELARGWLARGPSLVVVTRGREGASAFTATATASVPGRTVAVVDTVGAGDTFQAALLTRLGEIAARTRSAISALGEDTLADLLDYAGKASAITCTRRGADLPRRAELLA; encoded by the coding sequence ATGATTCTCGTCTGCGGCGAAGCGCTGTTCGACCTCTTTGCCGAGGACGGCGACGGAGGACAGCTGACCCTCGATGCCCGTATCGGCGGCTCGCCCTTCAACGTCGCCGTGGGTCTTGCCCGGCTTGAGGTTCCGGTCGCGTATTTCGGCGGCCTGTCGCGCGATTTCTTCGGTCGTCGCCTCAAGTCCGCACTGGAAACAGAAGGCGTCGACACCAGCCTCGTCGTCGACAGCGACGCGCTGACCACCCTCAGCGTCGTCGGCCTCGATGCCTCGGGAAGCCCGGCCTATTCGTTCTACGGGGAAGGCGCGGCCGACCGGCTGGTCTCGCCCGACCAACTCCCTGCCCTCCCCGACAGCGTCGACACGATCCATCTCGGCTCGTTCTCGGCTCTGGTATCCCCGATCGGCGAAAGCCTGCTGCAGCTCGTGCGCCGCGAGCATAGCAAACGCCTCATCGCCTACGATCCGAACATCCGCCCGACGGTTGTTGCGGATCTTGCAGCCTGGCGTGGCCGGCTCGACGAGCTCCTGCCCCATGTGGATGTGCTCAAGATCAGCTCCGAGGATGCCGAGACGCTGTTTCCGGGCGCCGAGCCGGCAGAGCTCGCGCGCGGCTGGCTCGCCCGCGGCCCCTCCCTCGTCGTGGTAACGCGCGGCCGCGAGGGGGCAAGCGCGTTCACCGCGACCGCAACCGCAAGCGTCCCCGGACGCACGGTTGCTGTCGTCGACACGGTGGGCGCCGGCGACACGTTCCAGGCGGCGCTGCTGACCCGCCTCGGAGAGATCGCCGCACGCACCCGCAGCGCGATTTCCGCTCTCGGGGAAGACACGCTCGCCGATCTGCTCGACTATGCGGGCAAAGCCTCTGCCATCACCTGTACCCGGCGCGGAGCGGACCTCCCCCGCCGCGCCGAACTTCTCGCCTGA
- a CDS encoding ROK family protein, with product MARRPLVGQGSNSVQLRRYNERIVLQVLRRVGEASKADLARLAQLTNAAIGGIIQDLTASGLIETLGKRHDGGRGQPATMLRLSATGAYGFGVRIDRTSIETVLADFSGRIIGRQSHDRFLPEPERVVEIVARDIAMLLRLISPQEHSRIAGVGVAMPFNLGSWLHELGLPTANFHLWDDIDFKQMLEEAVDFPVFSENDGTAAAIAELFSGAGRYADDFLYLFLGPAIGGGVVYGGDCVKGVQGNAGDVAMIPVPRSRLASAPAPRGEMDILLTRASLSALKRHLAHHGIVAETRDDLERAAESGHPAVEEWLADCVAALTPAIWSAISLIDVPLVVIDFDIDGGLPQRLIDDLAHALTLAAPQSRVPPRLRRGSFGQDAGAAGAANLPIFFHYSPRTAIPSANEGKRGAADAAARQARMDVEPAQDGRPA from the coding sequence GTGGCAAGACGCCCGCTCGTCGGACAAGGATCCAATTCCGTTCAACTACGCCGGTACAACGAGCGCATCGTGCTCCAGGTGCTGCGCCGCGTAGGCGAGGCCTCCAAGGCCGATCTTGCACGCCTTGCCCAGCTCACCAACGCGGCCATCGGCGGCATTATCCAGGACCTGACGGCCAGCGGCCTCATCGAAACGCTCGGCAAGCGGCACGACGGCGGTCGCGGCCAACCGGCAACCATGCTGCGCCTGTCCGCGACCGGTGCCTACGGTTTCGGCGTGCGCATCGACCGCACCTCCATCGAGACGGTGCTGGCCGACTTTTCGGGGCGCATCATCGGGCGCCAGTCGCATGACCGGTTCCTGCCCGAGCCCGAGCGCGTCGTCGAGATCGTCGCCCGCGACATTGCCATGCTGCTGCGGCTGATCTCGCCGCAGGAGCATTCCCGCATCGCCGGCGTCGGCGTCGCCATGCCGTTCAACCTCGGCTCCTGGCTGCACGAGCTTGGCCTGCCCACGGCGAACTTCCACCTTTGGGACGACATCGACTTCAAGCAGATGCTCGAAGAAGCGGTCGACTTCCCGGTCTTTTCAGAAAACGACGGCACCGCTGCTGCCATTGCCGAACTCTTCTCCGGCGCCGGCCGTTATGCCGACGACTTTCTCTACCTGTTCCTTGGCCCCGCCATCGGCGGCGGCGTCGTCTATGGCGGCGATTGCGTGAAGGGCGTCCAGGGCAATGCGGGCGATGTCGCAATGATCCCGGTGCCGCGCAGCCGGCTTGCCTCCGCCCCTGCCCCGCGCGGGGAGATGGATATCCTGCTGACCCGCGCCTCGCTTTCCGCCCTCAAGCGGCACCTTGCCCATCACGGCATCGTCGCCGAGACGCGGGACGACCTGGAGCGCGCGGCGGAAAGCGGTCATCCTGCGGTCGAGGAATGGCTGGCGGATTGTGTGGCCGCCCTGACCCCGGCGATCTGGTCGGCGATCTCCCTGATCGATGTGCCGCTGGTGGTGATCGACTTCGACATCGACGGCGGCCTGCCACAGCGCCTGATCGACGATCTGGCCCATGCGCTGACCTTGGCCGCGCCGCAATCGCGCGTGCCGCCGCGCCTGCGCCGCGGCTCGTTCGGCCAGGATGCGGGCGCCGCCGGAGCCGCCAACCTGCCGATCTTCTTCCACTATTCGCCCCGCACCGCGATTCCGAGCGCGAACGAGGGCAAACGAGGTGCTGCCGATGCTGCTGCGCGCCAGGCGCGCATGGACGTCGAGCCCGCACAGGACGGCCGCCCGGCATGA
- the ade gene encoding adenine deaminase produces MPNTMETRVFLERAIAAGRGEVPADLVLRNVRLFSVIDGSLTETDVAIVGDRIVGTHGKYCGERELDGGGRIVVPGFIDTHLHVESSLVTPLEFDRCVLPHGVTTAICDPHEIANVLGADGIRYFLDASERTLMDLRVNLSSCVPATAFETAGARLEIKDLEPFRDHPKVIGLAEFMNFPGVLARDPGSIAKLAAFQDGHIDGHAPLLSGLDLNGYLAARIRTDHEATTAGEAREKLAKGMTILIREGSVSKDLEALAEVLMPDTSSFVCLCTDDRNPLDIAEEGHLDSMIRRLIARGARPCDAYRAASWSAAVAFGLRDRGQVAPGWRADIVLLDDLEQCRVHSVIAGGRPVDEDAFAARQPLQPVGLDSVRLQRPVTAEDFRIVGSGANESAVIGVVPGRIITEHLSRSLPEGDGGLQADPASDVAKVAVVERHGQNGNIGRGFVSGFGLQGGAIASSVGHDSHNICVVGCDDASMATAVNRIAELQGGFVVARGDTIMAELALPVAGLMSLASFEEVRHALESLRIAARALGCTLPEPFLQVAFLPLPVIPHLKITDRGMFDVDRFALLG; encoded by the coding sequence ATGCCGAACACGATGGAAACGCGGGTTTTTCTGGAGCGCGCGATCGCTGCCGGACGAGGAGAGGTGCCTGCGGATCTGGTGCTGCGCAACGTGCGCCTGTTCTCGGTGATCGACGGCTCGTTGACCGAAACGGACGTGGCGATCGTCGGCGACCGGATCGTCGGCACGCATGGAAAATATTGCGGAGAGCGCGAATTGGATGGCGGCGGCCGCATCGTCGTTCCCGGTTTCATCGATACCCATCTGCATGTCGAATCCTCGCTGGTGACGCCGCTCGAATTCGACCGCTGCGTGCTGCCGCATGGCGTGACGACGGCAATCTGCGACCCGCACGAGATCGCCAATGTGCTGGGCGCCGACGGGATCCGCTATTTCCTCGATGCGTCCGAGCGCACGTTGATGGATCTCAGGGTCAACCTGTCGTCCTGTGTGCCGGCGACCGCGTTCGAGACGGCCGGCGCGCGGCTGGAGATCAAGGATCTCGAGCCGTTCCGCGACCATCCCAAGGTCATCGGCTTGGCCGAATTCATGAACTTTCCCGGTGTTCTCGCCCGCGATCCCGGCTCGATCGCCAAGCTGGCGGCGTTCCAGGACGGCCATATCGACGGACATGCGCCGCTCCTGTCGGGGCTGGATCTCAACGGATATCTCGCCGCGCGCATCCGCACCGATCATGAGGCGACAACGGCCGGGGAAGCGCGCGAGAAGCTCGCCAAGGGCATGACGATCCTGATCCGGGAGGGCTCTGTTTCGAAGGATCTGGAGGCGCTGGCCGAGGTGCTGATGCCGGACACCTCCTCCTTCGTCTGTCTTTGCACCGACGACCGCAATCCGCTGGATATTGCCGAGGAAGGGCATCTCGACAGCATGATCCGCCGGCTGATCGCTCGCGGCGCCCGGCCTTGCGACGCCTATCGCGCAGCCAGCTGGTCGGCGGCGGTCGCCTTCGGCCTGCGCGACCGGGGGCAGGTGGCGCCGGGCTGGCGCGCCGACATCGTGCTGCTCGACGATCTGGAACAATGCCGCGTGCACTCGGTCATCGCCGGAGGACGTCCGGTGGACGAGGACGCTTTTGCCGCGCGTCAGCCTCTCCAGCCGGTGGGCCTCGACAGCGTCCGCCTGCAGCGCCCGGTCACTGCGGAGGACTTTCGCATCGTGGGGTCGGGCGCGAACGAGAGCGCCGTTATCGGCGTGGTGCCGGGCCGGATCATCACGGAGCATCTGTCGCGAAGCCTGCCGGAAGGGGACGGCGGCCTGCAGGCCGATCCCGCTTCGGATGTGGCTAAGGTCGCGGTGGTGGAGCGGCATGGGCAGAACGGCAATATCGGCCGAGGCTTCGTGTCCGGCTTCGGATTGCAGGGTGGGGCGATTGCCTCCTCCGTCGGCCATGACAGCCACAATATCTGCGTGGTGGGCTGCGACGACGCCTCGATGGCGACAGCGGTCAACCGGATCGCCGAGCTACAGGGCGGGTTCGTCGTGGCGCGCGGCGATACGATCATGGCGGAACTGGCTCTTCCGGTCGCCGGCCTGATGAGCCTTGCCTCGTTCGAGGAGGTGCGGCACGCGCTGGAGTCCCTGCGGATCGCCGCGCGTGCGCTGGGATGCACTCTGCCGGAGCCGTTCCTGCAGGTCGCCTTCCTGCCGTTGCCGGTCATTCCGCATCTCAAGATCACGGATCGCGGGATGTTCGATGTCGACCGTTTCGCGCTGCTCGGCTGA
- a CDS encoding ABC transporter permease, translated as MSDAQTSAKHDFEKGLAGSSTDVAAFERPERPLIDRIQHRLHARPEFVPLIVLVLSLAVFGILLGSKFFSPFALTLILQQVAIVGIVGCAQSLVILTAGIDLSVGAIMVLSSVVMGQFTFRYGLPPEIAVLCGLACGTFCGFINGALVAWMRLPPFIVTLGMWQIVLAANFLYSANETIRSQDIEAQAPILQFFGEKFNIGGAVFTYGVIAMFLLVLVLNYVLNHTAWGRHVYAIGDDPDAAELAGVRVARMRISVYTLAGLICAIGGWAMIGRLGSVSPTTGQFTNIESITAVVIGGISLFGGRGSILGMLFGALIVGVFSLGLRLIGTDPQWTYLLIGMLIIGAVAIDQWIRKVAA; from the coding sequence ATGAGCGACGCGCAGACATCCGCAAAACACGACTTCGAGAAGGGACTTGCCGGAAGTTCGACAGACGTTGCCGCCTTCGAGCGCCCCGAACGCCCGCTCATCGACCGGATCCAGCACCGGTTGCACGCCCGCCCCGAGTTCGTTCCGCTGATCGTCCTGGTGCTCTCGCTGGCGGTGTTCGGCATCCTGCTCGGTTCGAAGTTCTTCTCGCCCTTCGCCCTGACGCTCATTCTTCAGCAGGTGGCCATCGTCGGTATTGTTGGCTGTGCCCAGTCGCTGGTGATCCTGACCGCCGGCATCGACCTGTCGGTCGGCGCGATCATGGTCCTGTCCTCCGTGGTGATGGGCCAGTTCACCTTCCGCTACGGGCTGCCGCCCGAGATCGCGGTGCTGTGCGGCCTTGCCTGCGGCACCTTCTGCGGCTTCATCAACGGCGCGCTGGTCGCCTGGATGCGCCTGCCGCCCTTCATCGTCACGCTCGGCATGTGGCAGATCGTGCTGGCGGCGAATTTCCTCTACTCGGCCAACGAGACGATCCGCAGCCAGGACATCGAGGCGCAGGCCCCGATCCTCCAGTTCTTCGGCGAGAAGTTCAACATCGGCGGCGCCGTCTTCACCTATGGCGTCATCGCCATGTTCCTGCTGGTCCTGGTACTGAACTACGTGCTGAACCACACGGCCTGGGGACGCCACGTCTATGCCATCGGCGACGATCCGGACGCGGCGGAGCTTGCCGGCGTGCGCGTCGCCCGCATGCGCATCTCGGTCTACACGCTGGCCGGCCTCATCTGCGCCATCGGCGGCTGGGCGATGATCGGCCGTCTCGGCTCCGTCTCGCCGACGACCGGCCAATTCACCAACATCGAATCCATCACCGCCGTGGTGATCGGCGGCATCTCGCTCTTCGGCGGGCGCGGCTCGATCCTCGGCATGCTGTTCGGTGCGCTCATCGTCGGCGTGTTCTCCCTCGGTCTGCGCCTCATCGGCACCGATCCGCAATGGACTTACCTGCTGATCGGCATGCTGATCATCGGCGCCGTCGCCATCGACCAGTGGATCAGAAAGGTTGCAGCATGA
- the zwf gene encoding glucose-6-phosphate dehydrogenase, which translates to MAVRVIEVAPFDLIVFGATGDLAHRKLLPALYHRDLDGQLPLDARILACSRRDMSDAEYREFARQAISEHVSDIEDEALSRFLDRLSYVAVDAAGERGWPELAAALSGREDVVRAFYLAVSPDFFGQICERIGTHGLTTELARVVIEKPIGKDGDSARKVNAAIGAVFREDQIFRIDHYLGKETVQNLMALRFANALFEPLWNAAHIDHVQITVAEALGVEGRAGYYDTAGAMRDMVQNHILQLLCLVAMEPPESMDADSVRDEKLKVLKALKPMDADLASRATVRGQYRAGASAGGAVPGYLEELDNPASQTETFVAVKAEIANWRWANVPFYLRTGKRLAARVSEIVVQFRPIPHSIFGEEAGAIPPNRLVIRLQPDEGVRMQVMIKDPGPGGMRLRQVPLDMSFAKAFAVRNPDAYERLIMDVIRGNQTLFMRRDEVEAAWAWVDPILQAWSTLKEPPKGYTSGTWGPSAAIALIERDGRTWFEDLI; encoded by the coding sequence ATGGCCGTGCGCGTCATCGAAGTCGCCCCGTTCGACCTGATTGTCTTCGGAGCTACCGGCGATCTGGCCCACCGGAAGCTCCTGCCCGCCCTTTATCACCGCGATCTCGACGGACAGCTCCCGCTGGATGCACGCATCCTCGCCTGTTCGCGGCGCGACATGTCGGACGCCGAGTATCGCGAGTTCGCCCGCCAGGCGATCAGCGAGCATGTCTCGGACATCGAGGACGAGGCGCTCTCCCGCTTTCTCGACCGCCTGTCCTATGTCGCGGTCGACGCGGCCGGAGAGCGGGGCTGGCCGGAGCTCGCCGCGGCCCTCTCGGGCCGCGAGGACGTCGTGCGCGCCTTTTATCTCGCCGTCTCGCCGGATTTCTTCGGCCAGATCTGCGAGCGCATCGGCACTCACGGCCTGACCACGGAGCTTGCCCGCGTCGTCATCGAGAAGCCCATCGGCAAGGACGGCGATTCCGCGCGCAAGGTGAACGCTGCCATCGGCGCGGTGTTCCGTGAGGACCAGATCTTCCGCATCGACCACTATCTCGGCAAGGAGACGGTGCAGAACCTGATGGCCCTGCGCTTCGCAAACGCGCTGTTCGAGCCGCTCTGGAACGCGGCCCATATCGACCATGTGCAGATCACCGTGGCCGAGGCGCTCGGCGTCGAGGGCCGCGCCGGCTACTACGACACCGCCGGCGCGATGCGCGACATGGTGCAGAACCACATCCTCCAGCTGTTGTGCCTGGTCGCCATGGAGCCGCCCGAGTCGATGGACGCGGATTCGGTGCGCGACGAAAAGCTGAAGGTGCTCAAGGCGCTGAAGCCGATGGACGCCGATCTTGCCTCCCGCGCCACGGTACGCGGCCAGTACCGCGCCGGCGCCTCCGCCGGTGGTGCGGTGCCGGGATATCTGGAAGAGCTCGACAATCCCGCGTCCCAGACCGAGACCTTCGTCGCGGTGAAGGCGGAGATCGCCAACTGGCGCTGGGCGAACGTGCCCTTCTACCTGCGCACCGGCAAGCGTCTTGCCGCCCGCGTTTCGGAAATCGTCGTCCAGTTCCGCCCGATCCCGCACTCGATCTTCGGCGAGGAAGCCGGCGCGATCCCGCCGAACCGGCTGGTGATCCGCCTGCAGCCGGACGAAGGCGTGCGCATGCAGGTGATGATCAAGGACCCCGGCCCCGGCGGCATGCGCCTGCGGCAGGTGCCCCTCGACATGTCCTTCGCCAAGGCCTTCGCCGTGCGCAATCCGGACGCCTACGAGCGGCTGATCATGGACGTGATCCGCGGCAACCAGACCCTGTTCATGCGCCGCGACGAGGTGGAAGCGGCCTGGGCCTGGGTCGATCCGATCCTTCAGGCCTGGTCGACCTTGAAGGAGCCACCGAAGGGCTACACGTCAGGGACATGGGGACCTTCTGCGGCGATCGCCCTGATCGAGCGCGACGGCCGCACCTGGTTCGAGGACCTGATCTAG
- a CDS encoding ATP-binding cassette domain-containing protein, with the protein MTREPILTARGLVKRYGRVVALDRADFDLYPGEILAVIGDNGAGKSTLIKAISGAVVPDEGEIRLEGKPVNFSSPMRAREAGIETVYQNLALSPALSIADNLFMGRELRSPGWMGKYLRKLDRKAMEKIAREKLSELGLMTIQNINQAVETLSGGQRQGVAVARAAAFGSKVVIMDEPTAALGVKESRKVLDLIRDVKARGLPIVLISHNMPHVFEVADRIHIHRLGRRACVIRPDDFSMSDAVAIMTGAMEPPQAAAA; encoded by the coding sequence ATGACCCGCGAACCGATCCTCACCGCCCGCGGCCTCGTCAAGCGCTACGGCCGTGTCGTCGCCCTCGACCGGGCCGACTTCGACCTCTATCCCGGCGAGATCCTCGCCGTGATCGGCGACAACGGTGCCGGCAAATCGACGCTCATCAAGGCGATCTCCGGCGCCGTCGTACCGGACGAGGGCGAGATCCGTCTGGAGGGCAAGCCGGTCAATTTCTCCTCGCCGATGCGGGCACGCGAGGCCGGCATCGAGACCGTCTACCAGAACCTTGCCCTGTCGCCGGCTCTGTCCATCGCCGACAATCTGTTCATGGGTCGCGAGCTGCGCAGCCCCGGATGGATGGGCAAGTACCTGCGCAAGCTCGACCGCAAGGCGATGGAGAAGATCGCCCGCGAGAAACTCTCCGAGCTCGGGCTGATGACCATCCAGAACATCAACCAGGCGGTGGAGACGCTGTCCGGCGGCCAGCGCCAGGGCGTTGCCGTGGCGCGGGCTGCCGCCTTCGGTTCCAAGGTCGTGATCATGGACGAGCCCACCGCCGCCCTCGGCGTCAAGGAAAGCCGCAAGGTCCTCGACCTGATCCGCGACGTGAAGGCGCGCGGCCTGCCCATCGTGCTGATTTCCCACAACATGCCGCATGTGTTCGAGGTTGCCGACCGCATCCATATTCATCGCCTCGGGCGTCGTGCCTGTGTCATAAGGCCGGACGATTTCTCCATGTCCGACGCCGTCGCAATCATGACCGGCGCGATGGAACCGCCGCAGGCAGCGGCGGCCTGA